In the Gossypium raimondii isolate GPD5lz chromosome 9, ASM2569854v1, whole genome shotgun sequence genome, one interval contains:
- the LOC105800679 gene encoding SAC3 family protein B isoform X3, which translates to MSGFGKHSGPTTAPKSANPFQFQRPPPPSSTPPIRPSSYTSPSTTPIRPSRVNEAADRVRTPPSAFENFGPALRPYQYGGVQRPMESSPRWDDGKIPLKDYDAQTRFRPPVVTSFAASQNPETSFTAKARFQESKSTKSPPTVSIDDTVPRNSSQMILQRPSFNPHMPQNPVKLPANYPNFPAHQDRSVASPHLGSADYRKNFANEVPDMQVPKQGRLPSQQFDDEFTQEHHKSVRNGSKRPSGSPPRLGTKSISPSSNFPIRPRSLPSVRNDPPPTVRNIGPPVSKRTRSPPLIYHDDFLQESSTPIEDDTERELQAKAKRLARFKTELSETVETKPPDIADQRLSTTRFQHNVEERKKHVGEQPMDSSGESLNDVVSSDFDGTEASRVIIGLCPDMCPESERAERERKGDLDQYERVDGDRNQTSESLAVKKYTRTAEREASLIRPMLVLQKTIDYLLNLLDQPYDDRFLGIYNFLWDRMRAIRMDLRMQHIFDQGAITMLEQMIRLHIIAMHELCEYTKGEGFSEGFDAHLNIEQMNKTSVELFQMYDDHRKKGINVPTEKEFRGYYALLKLDKHPGYKVEPAELSLDLAKMTPEIRQTPEVLFARNVARACRTGNFVAFFRLARKASYLQACLMHAHFAKLRTQAFASLHSSLQNNQGLPISHVAEWLGIEEEDIESILDYYGFSIKEFEEPYMVKEGSFLNAENDYPTKCSRLVHQKRSRTIALDVATPHEVTSLPIGASKESQPSKAHKQRANVSPSPKRKSSVSAADEELPDSKVVPSPKSSSQLHLVTETSKGLQQLQDGHLKSGASEPFNFSVDRSSPRSFPAKVVVMEKSNNIVVSSMPDRTNTYGMEQMPPLTFSQVSQPERSPSGRFHLSAENSVPQSMAIIDNVKSSPMRSPSGKYTKNALPQTMDLSDLKSQSERPSVKYDKALENSVPQGMEINDLGDKPLDNHQEIENQEIVANIQRKEVAEAKLKLILRLWSRRAAKQRELREQRQLAAEAALSSLPLGIPVRQNNDQWSTFGELDFDHVMSERCEKYERSWSRLNVSDVVSSILGQRNPDAKCLCWKIILCSPESSQGDQPRQNNQVGHLAAGPWLFSKIMPSTEDNNDDDLAITSPGLSIWKKWVPSLCGTDLTCCLSVVKDANCDNLDEVVSGANAVLFLVSQYIPWKLQKAKLYSLLNLVPPGACLPLLVLSGSYNLEGSDPSPVIVNELGLHEIDKSRISCFLVVFLLGKWHLEHSNGFFSDEKLREGLKWLANKSPLQPVLSSVKIRELVMSHLSPVLEELDKMGDYEVGPNHCISVFNEALDWSFGEIAAAIKANPTNWPCPEAMLLKDFSDEFLAAKLFLPSVGWSSPAKTAPLEHALKDCRLARFPDDISLLQRGSMMGKDIDNHRLLLENCLVEYLTQSTKMMGIPLATKETSVMIQRNTRLELRNLSYYLVPNWITIFRRVFNWRLSSLSTGACSFSYVLQTHHVPPLGDLLKLPLEVDTSPYCLSHPSLDEILEVGCSPLKSRRINFDPQPSQDKEDHTSQKNGLAITGDVACTTSKPDSSYGKMVVAGTETDRLSQLLEKCNIVQNSIGEKLSIYF; encoded by the exons ATGTCAGGCTTTGGGAAGCATTCAGGTCCAACAACTGCTCCAAAATCTGCAAATCCTTTTCAGTTTCAACGCCCTCCTCCTCCTTCATCCACTCCTCCAATCAGACCCTCGAG TTACACTTCTCCATCTACTACTCCAATCAGACCCTCAAG GGTAAATGAAGCTGCAGATAGAGTTCGGACACCACCGTCGGCTTTTGAGAATTTTGGTCCTGCTTTGAGACCTTATCAGTATGGTGGGGTCCAAAG GCCTATGGAATCTTCTCCTAGATGGGATGATGGCAAAATTCCCTTAAAAGATTATGATGCCCAAACTCGTTTCAGACCACCTGTGGTCACATCATTTGCTGCTTCACAAAATCCTGAAACTAGTTTTACTGCTAAGGCTAGATTTCAAGAGTCAAAGAGTACTAAATCACCACCGACGGTGTCTATAGATGACACTGTACCAAGAAATTCCAGCCAAATGATCCTTCAAAG GCCTTCTTTTAATCCCCATATGCCACAGAATCCTGTCAAGTTGCCAGCCAACTATCCCAATTTCCCAGCTCATCAGGATCGGTCTGTGGCCTCACCGCATTTAGGTTCTGCTGATTACAGGAAAAACTTTGCAAATGAAGTACCCGATATGCAAGTTCCCAAACAAGGGAGGTTGCCATCTCAACAGTTTGATGACGAATTTACCCAGGAGCATCATAAGTCTGTTCGCAATGGTTCTAAGAG GCCATCTGGATCTCCTCCGAGGTTAGGTACCAAGTCAATCTCTCCTAGCTCTAATTTTCCAATTCGCCCAAGATCCTTGCCTTCTGTGCGCAATGATCCTCCTCCCACGGTGAGAAACATTGGGCCTCCTGTTTCTAAAAGAACGAGGTCTCCTCCTTTAATTTACCATGATGACTTTCTTCAGGAAAGCTCCACTCCTATTGAAGATGATACTGAGCG AGAATTGCAAGCTAAAGCAAAGCGATTAGCTCGTTTCAAAACTGAATTGAGTGAAACTGTTGAGACGAAACCTCCAGATATTGCAGATCAAAGATTGTCTACAACTAGATTTCAGCACAACGTGGAGGAGAGGAAGAAGCATGTTGGGGAACAGCCTATGGATTCATCTGGGGAGTCCTTGAATGACGTTGTTTCATCCGATTTTGATGGCACAGAAGCATCCAGAGTCATCATTGGGTTATGTCCAGATATGTGTCCGG AATCGGAAAGGgcagaaagagaaagaaaaggtgATCTTGACCAGTATGAACGTGTGGATGGTGATAGAAATCAAACAAGTGAATCCCTCGCTGTTAAGAAG TATACTCGGACAGCTGAGAGAGAAGCAAGTTTGATACGGCCAATGCTAGTCCTGCAGAAGACAATAGATTATCTACTCAATTTGCTGGATCAGCCATATGATGACAGGTTTCTTGGAATATATAACTTTCTATGGGATAGGATGAGAGCAATTCGAATGGACCTGAGGATGCAGCACATCTTTGACCAAGGGGCAATCACTATGCTAGAGCAAATG ATAAGGCTTCACATAATTGCCATGCATGAATTATGTGAATACACCAAAGGCGAGGGCTTCTCTGAGGGATTTGATGCACATCTAAACATCGAGCAGATGAACAAAACATCAGTTGAGCTATTCCAAATGTATGATGATCACAGGAAGAAAGGAATTAATGTTCCAACAGAAAAGGAGTTCAGAGGTTATTATGCACTTCTCAAACTTGACAAGCATCCGGGGTATAAA GTTGAACCTGCAGAGCTCTCACTGGACCTCGCTAAGATGACTCCAGAGATAAGACAAACACCAGAAGTGCTATTTGCTCGTAATGTAGCTAG GGCTTGCAGAACGGGTAATTTTGTTGCCTTCTTTAGACTAGCGAGGAAGGCAAGCTACCTTCAAGCATGCTTGATGCATGCCCATTTTGCAAAG TTACGAACCCAGGCTTTTGCTTCTCTACACTCTAGTCTTCAAAACAACCAAGGCCTCCCTATTTCCCATGTTGCCGAATGGCTTGGGATTGAG GAAGAGGACATCGAAAGCATTTTAGACTACTATGGCTTTTCAATAAAGGAATTTGAAGAGCCGTATATGGTGAAGGAAGGTTCATTTCTTAATGCAGAAAATGACTATCCTACCAAGTGTTCAAGACTTGTTCATCAAAAAAGATCTAGAACAATAGCCTTGGATGTTGCAACTCCTCACGAAGTGACTTCCTTGCCCATAGGAGCATCGAAGGAGAGTCAACCAAGTAAAGCTCATAAACAAAGGGCAAATGTCTCACCTTCTCCTAAAAGGAAGAGTTCTGTTTCAGCAGCTGATGAAGAATTGCCTGATTCTAAAGTTGTTCCTTCTCCAAAGTCTAGTTCGCAACTGCATTTGGTGACTGAGACATCAAAAGGGTTACAACAGCTCCAAGATGGTCATCTCAAGTCTGGTGCCTCCGAACCGTTTAATTTCTCTGTGGATCGTAGTTCCCCTCGGTCATTTCCAGCGAAAGTTGTGGTCATGGAGAAATCAAACAATATCGTTGTTTCCTCAATGCCTGACAGAACAAATACTTATGGCATGGAACAAATGCCACCACTAACTTTTTCACAAGTATCTCAGCCTGAGAGATCACCTAGTGGTAGATTTCATCTCTCTGCGGAAAACTCCGTACCTCAAAGTATGGCTATTATTGACAATGTAAAGTCCTCACCAATGAGATCCCCTAGTGgtaaatatacaaagaatgCATTGCCTCAAACGATGGATCTTAGTGACTTAAAATCTCAGTCAGAGAGGCCAAGTGTTAAATATGATAAAGCTTTGGAAAATTCAGTGCCTCAAGGGATGGAAATTAATGATTTAGGAGATAAACCTCTGGATAATCATCAAGAAATTGAGAATCAGGAAATAGTAGCAAATATTCAACGCAAGGAAGTTGCCGAAGCAAAACTCAAGTTGATCCTGAG GTTGTGGAGCCGACGTGCTGCAAAGCAAAGGGAATTACGGGAACAAAGACAGTTAGCAGCTGAAGCTGCACTAAGTTCATTACCACTGGGAATACCAGTTCGGCAGAACAATGAT CAATGGAGCACATTTGGTGAGCTTGATTTTGATCATGTAATGAGTGAGAGATGCGAAAAATATGAAAGGTCATGGTCGAGGCTGAATGTTTCTGATGTAGTGTCAAGTATTTTGGGTCAAAGAAACCCGGATGCTAAATGCCTATgctggaaaattattttatgttctcCGGAGAGCAGTCAAGGAGATCAACCAAGGCAGAATAACCAGGTTGGCCATTTGGCAGCAGGCCCATGGTTGTTCTCTAAGATCATGCCATCCACAGAAGATAATAACGATGATGATTTAGCAATCACGTCTCCTGGTTTGTCGATATGGAAGAAATGGGTTCCTAGCTTATGTGGTACCGATCTAACTTGCTGCTTGTCTGTTGTGAAAGATGCAAATTGCGATAATCTCGATGAGGTCGTATCCGGAGCAAACGCAGTATTATTTCTTGTATCTCAGTACATTCCATGGAAGCTCCAAAAGGCCAAACTTTATAGTCTTTTGAATTTAGTTCCTCCTGGTGCATGCTTACCCCTTCTGGTCTTGAGTGGTTCTTATAACCTAGAAGGTTCAGATCCTTCCCCGGTTATAGTTAATGAATTGGGGCTGCATGAAATTGACAAATCACGAATAAGCTGCTTTTTGGTGGTTTTCCTTCTTGGTAAGTGGCATTTAGAACACTCAAATGGATTTTTCAGTGATGAAAAGTTAAGAGAAGGACTGAAGTGGTTGGCCAATAAATCACCTCTACAACCTGTTCTTAGCAGTGTGAAGATACGCGAACTTGTCATGTCTCACTTGAGTCCGGTGTTGGAGGAACTGGATAAGATGGGTGATTATGAAGTAGGTCCGAATCACTGCATTTCAGTCTTCAATGAAGCATTGGATTGGTCATTTGGAGAAATTGCTGCTGCTATTAAAGCAAATCCTACCAATTGGCCTTGTCCAGAGGCTATGCTGCTAAAAGACTTCAGTGACGAATTTTTAGCTGCGAAGTTGTTCTTGCCAAGTGTGGGGTGGAGCTCGCCAGCAAAAACTGCACCACTCGAACACGCATTGAAAGATTGTCGACTTGCCCGTTTTCCCGATGATATCTCATTGCTACAAAGGGGTTCAATGATGGGAAAAGATATTGATAACCACAGATTACTACTAGAAAATTGTTTAGTAGAATACCTAACACAATCAACAAAGATGATGGGAATTCCACTAGCTACAAAAGAGACATCCGTGATGATTCAAAGAAACACACGGCTCGAACTCCGCAACTTGAGCTATTATCTTGTGCCAAACTGGATCACGATCTTCCGACGGGTTTTCAACTGGCGACTTTCGAGTTTATCAACCGGGGCCTGTTCCTTTTCCTATGTATTGCAGACTCATCATGTGCCTCCATTGGGAGATCTACTTAAGTTACCACTTGAAGTCGACACTTCACCGTATTGCTTGAGTCATCCATCTTTAGATGAAATACTTGAAGTTGGTTGTAGTCCCCTCAAATCTCGGAGGATCAACTTCGATCCCCAACCTTCTCAGGATAAAGAAGACCATACTTCACAGAAAAATGGATTGGCCATTACAGGTGATGTTGCTTGTACTACAAGTAAACCAGATAGCAGTTACGGTAAAATGGTGGTGGCTGGAACTGAAACTGATAGATTAAGCCAATTGTTGGAGAAATGTAACATAGTACAGAATAGTATAGGTGAGAAGCTTTCAATTTACTTCTGA
- the LOC105800679 gene encoding SAC3 family protein B isoform X2, translating into MSGFGKHSGPTTAPKSANPFQFQRPPPPSSTPPIRPSSYTPSSTPPIRPSSYTSPSTTPIRPSRVNEAADRVRTPPSAFENFGPALRPYQYGGVQRPMESSPRWDDGKIPLKDYDAQTRFRPPVVTSFAASQNPETSFTAKARFQESKSTKSPPTVSIDDTVPRNSSQMILQRPSFNPHMPQNPVKLPANYPNFPAHQDRSVASPHLGSADYRKNFANEVPDMQVPKQGRLPSQQFDDEFTQEHHKSVRNGSKRPSGSPPRLGTKSISPSSNFPIRPRSLPSVRNDPPPTVRNIGPPVSKRTRSPPLIYHDDFLQESSTPIEDDTERELQAKAKRLARFKTELSETVETKPPDIADQRLSTTRFQHNVEERKKHVGEQPMDSSGESLNDVVSSDFDGTEASRVIIGLCPDMCPESERAERERKGDLDQYERVDGDRNQTSESLAVKKYTRTAEREASLIRPMLVLQKTIDYLLNLLDQPYDDRFLGIYNFLWDRMRAIRMDLRMQHIFDQGAITMLEQMIRLHIIAMHELCEYTKGEGFSEGFDAHLNIEQMNKTSVELFQMYDDHRKKGINVPTEKEFRGYYALLKLDKHPGYKVEPAELSLDLAKMTPEIRQTPEVLFARNVARACRTGNFVAFFRLARKASYLQACLMHAHFAKLRTQAFASLHSSLQNNQGLPISHVAEWLGIEEEDIESILDYYGFSIKEFEEPYMVKEGSFLNAENDYPTKCSRLVHQKRSRTIALDVATPHEVTSLPIGASKESQPSKAHKQRANVSPSPKRKSSVSAADEELPDSKVVPSPKSSSQLHLVTETSKGLQQLQDGHLKSGASEPFNFSVDRSSPRSFPAKVVVMEKSNNIVVSSMPDRTNTYGMEQMPPLTFSQVSQPERSPSGRFHLSAENSVPQSMAIIDNVKSSPMRSPSGKYTKNALPQTMDLSDLKSQSERPSVKYDKALENSVPQGMEINDLGDKPLDNHQEIENQEIVANIQRKEVAEAKLKLILRLWSRRAAKQRELREQRQLAAEAALSSLPLGIPVRQNNDQWSTFGELDFDHVMSERCEKYERSWSRLNVSDVVSSILGQRNPDAKCLCWKIILCSPESSQGDQPRQNNQVGHLAAGPWLFSKIMPSTEDNNDDDLAITSPGLSIWKKWVPSLCGTDLTCCLSVVKDANCDNLDEVVSGANAVLFLVSQYIPWKLQKAKLYSLLNLVPPGACLPLLVLSGSYNLEGSDPSPVIVNELGLHEIDKSRISCFLVVFLLGKWHLEHSNGFFSDEKLREGLKWLANKSPLQPVLSSVKIRELVMSHLSPVLEELDKMGDYEVGPNHCISVFNEALDWSFGEIAAAIKANPTNWPCPEAMLLKDFSDEFLAAKLFLPSVGWSSPAKTAPLEHALKDCRLARFPDDISLLQRGSMMGKDIDNHRLLLENCLVEYLTQSTKMMGIPLATKETSVMIQRNTRLELRNLSYYLVPNWITIFRRVFNWRLSSLSTGACSFSYVLQTHHVPPLGDLLKLPLEVDTSPYCLSHPSLDEILEVGCSPLKSRRINFDPQPSQDKEDHTSQKNGLAITGDVACTTSKPDSSYGKMVVAGTETDRLSQLLEKCNIVQNSIGEKLSIYF; encoded by the exons ATGTCAGGCTTTGGGAAGCATTCAGGTCCAACAACTGCTCCAAAATCTGCAAATCCTTTTCAGTTTCAACGCCCTCCTCCTCCTTCATCCACTCCTCCAATCAGACCCTCGAG TTATACTCCTTCATCCACTCCTCCAATCAGACCCTCGAG TTACACTTCTCCATCTACTACTCCAATCAGACCCTCAAG GGTAAATGAAGCTGCAGATAGAGTTCGGACACCACCGTCGGCTTTTGAGAATTTTGGTCCTGCTTTGAGACCTTATCAGTATGGTGGGGTCCAAAG GCCTATGGAATCTTCTCCTAGATGGGATGATGGCAAAATTCCCTTAAAAGATTATGATGCCCAAACTCGTTTCAGACCACCTGTGGTCACATCATTTGCTGCTTCACAAAATCCTGAAACTAGTTTTACTGCTAAGGCTAGATTTCAAGAGTCAAAGAGTACTAAATCACCACCGACGGTGTCTATAGATGACACTGTACCAAGAAATTCCAGCCAAATGATCCTTCAAAG GCCTTCTTTTAATCCCCATATGCCACAGAATCCTGTCAAGTTGCCAGCCAACTATCCCAATTTCCCAGCTCATCAGGATCGGTCTGTGGCCTCACCGCATTTAGGTTCTGCTGATTACAGGAAAAACTTTGCAAATGAAGTACCCGATATGCAAGTTCCCAAACAAGGGAGGTTGCCATCTCAACAGTTTGATGACGAATTTACCCAGGAGCATCATAAGTCTGTTCGCAATGGTTCTAAGAG GCCATCTGGATCTCCTCCGAGGTTAGGTACCAAGTCAATCTCTCCTAGCTCTAATTTTCCAATTCGCCCAAGATCCTTGCCTTCTGTGCGCAATGATCCTCCTCCCACGGTGAGAAACATTGGGCCTCCTGTTTCTAAAAGAACGAGGTCTCCTCCTTTAATTTACCATGATGACTTTCTTCAGGAAAGCTCCACTCCTATTGAAGATGATACTGAGCG AGAATTGCAAGCTAAAGCAAAGCGATTAGCTCGTTTCAAAACTGAATTGAGTGAAACTGTTGAGACGAAACCTCCAGATATTGCAGATCAAAGATTGTCTACAACTAGATTTCAGCACAACGTGGAGGAGAGGAAGAAGCATGTTGGGGAACAGCCTATGGATTCATCTGGGGAGTCCTTGAATGACGTTGTTTCATCCGATTTTGATGGCACAGAAGCATCCAGAGTCATCATTGGGTTATGTCCAGATATGTGTCCGG AATCGGAAAGGgcagaaagagaaagaaaaggtgATCTTGACCAGTATGAACGTGTGGATGGTGATAGAAATCAAACAAGTGAATCCCTCGCTGTTAAGAAG TATACTCGGACAGCTGAGAGAGAAGCAAGTTTGATACGGCCAATGCTAGTCCTGCAGAAGACAATAGATTATCTACTCAATTTGCTGGATCAGCCATATGATGACAGGTTTCTTGGAATATATAACTTTCTATGGGATAGGATGAGAGCAATTCGAATGGACCTGAGGATGCAGCACATCTTTGACCAAGGGGCAATCACTATGCTAGAGCAAATG ATAAGGCTTCACATAATTGCCATGCATGAATTATGTGAATACACCAAAGGCGAGGGCTTCTCTGAGGGATTTGATGCACATCTAAACATCGAGCAGATGAACAAAACATCAGTTGAGCTATTCCAAATGTATGATGATCACAGGAAGAAAGGAATTAATGTTCCAACAGAAAAGGAGTTCAGAGGTTATTATGCACTTCTCAAACTTGACAAGCATCCGGGGTATAAA GTTGAACCTGCAGAGCTCTCACTGGACCTCGCTAAGATGACTCCAGAGATAAGACAAACACCAGAAGTGCTATTTGCTCGTAATGTAGCTAG GGCTTGCAGAACGGGTAATTTTGTTGCCTTCTTTAGACTAGCGAGGAAGGCAAGCTACCTTCAAGCATGCTTGATGCATGCCCATTTTGCAAAG TTACGAACCCAGGCTTTTGCTTCTCTACACTCTAGTCTTCAAAACAACCAAGGCCTCCCTATTTCCCATGTTGCCGAATGGCTTGGGATTGAG GAAGAGGACATCGAAAGCATTTTAGACTACTATGGCTTTTCAATAAAGGAATTTGAAGAGCCGTATATGGTGAAGGAAGGTTCATTTCTTAATGCAGAAAATGACTATCCTACCAAGTGTTCAAGACTTGTTCATCAAAAAAGATCTAGAACAATAGCCTTGGATGTTGCAACTCCTCACGAAGTGACTTCCTTGCCCATAGGAGCATCGAAGGAGAGTCAACCAAGTAAAGCTCATAAACAAAGGGCAAATGTCTCACCTTCTCCTAAAAGGAAGAGTTCTGTTTCAGCAGCTGATGAAGAATTGCCTGATTCTAAAGTTGTTCCTTCTCCAAAGTCTAGTTCGCAACTGCATTTGGTGACTGAGACATCAAAAGGGTTACAACAGCTCCAAGATGGTCATCTCAAGTCTGGTGCCTCCGAACCGTTTAATTTCTCTGTGGATCGTAGTTCCCCTCGGTCATTTCCAGCGAAAGTTGTGGTCATGGAGAAATCAAACAATATCGTTGTTTCCTCAATGCCTGACAGAACAAATACTTATGGCATGGAACAAATGCCACCACTAACTTTTTCACAAGTATCTCAGCCTGAGAGATCACCTAGTGGTAGATTTCATCTCTCTGCGGAAAACTCCGTACCTCAAAGTATGGCTATTATTGACAATGTAAAGTCCTCACCAATGAGATCCCCTAGTGgtaaatatacaaagaatgCATTGCCTCAAACGATGGATCTTAGTGACTTAAAATCTCAGTCAGAGAGGCCAAGTGTTAAATATGATAAAGCTTTGGAAAATTCAGTGCCTCAAGGGATGGAAATTAATGATTTAGGAGATAAACCTCTGGATAATCATCAAGAAATTGAGAATCAGGAAATAGTAGCAAATATTCAACGCAAGGAAGTTGCCGAAGCAAAACTCAAGTTGATCCTGAG GTTGTGGAGCCGACGTGCTGCAAAGCAAAGGGAATTACGGGAACAAAGACAGTTAGCAGCTGAAGCTGCACTAAGTTCATTACCACTGGGAATACCAGTTCGGCAGAACAATGAT CAATGGAGCACATTTGGTGAGCTTGATTTTGATCATGTAATGAGTGAGAGATGCGAAAAATATGAAAGGTCATGGTCGAGGCTGAATGTTTCTGATGTAGTGTCAAGTATTTTGGGTCAAAGAAACCCGGATGCTAAATGCCTATgctggaaaattattttatgttctcCGGAGAGCAGTCAAGGAGATCAACCAAGGCAGAATAACCAGGTTGGCCATTTGGCAGCAGGCCCATGGTTGTTCTCTAAGATCATGCCATCCACAGAAGATAATAACGATGATGATTTAGCAATCACGTCTCCTGGTTTGTCGATATGGAAGAAATGGGTTCCTAGCTTATGTGGTACCGATCTAACTTGCTGCTTGTCTGTTGTGAAAGATGCAAATTGCGATAATCTCGATGAGGTCGTATCCGGAGCAAACGCAGTATTATTTCTTGTATCTCAGTACATTCCATGGAAGCTCCAAAAGGCCAAACTTTATAGTCTTTTGAATTTAGTTCCTCCTGGTGCATGCTTACCCCTTCTGGTCTTGAGTGGTTCTTATAACCTAGAAGGTTCAGATCCTTCCCCGGTTATAGTTAATGAATTGGGGCTGCATGAAATTGACAAATCACGAATAAGCTGCTTTTTGGTGGTTTTCCTTCTTGGTAAGTGGCATTTAGAACACTCAAATGGATTTTTCAGTGATGAAAAGTTAAGAGAAGGACTGAAGTGGTTGGCCAATAAATCACCTCTACAACCTGTTCTTAGCAGTGTGAAGATACGCGAACTTGTCATGTCTCACTTGAGTCCGGTGTTGGAGGAACTGGATAAGATGGGTGATTATGAAGTAGGTCCGAATCACTGCATTTCAGTCTTCAATGAAGCATTGGATTGGTCATTTGGAGAAATTGCTGCTGCTATTAAAGCAAATCCTACCAATTGGCCTTGTCCAGAGGCTATGCTGCTAAAAGACTTCAGTGACGAATTTTTAGCTGCGAAGTTGTTCTTGCCAAGTGTGGGGTGGAGCTCGCCAGCAAAAACTGCACCACTCGAACACGCATTGAAAGATTGTCGACTTGCCCGTTTTCCCGATGATATCTCATTGCTACAAAGGGGTTCAATGATGGGAAAAGATATTGATAACCACAGATTACTACTAGAAAATTGTTTAGTAGAATACCTAACACAATCAACAAAGATGATGGGAATTCCACTAGCTACAAAAGAGACATCCGTGATGATTCAAAGAAACACACGGCTCGAACTCCGCAACTTGAGCTATTATCTTGTGCCAAACTGGATCACGATCTTCCGACGGGTTTTCAACTGGCGACTTTCGAGTTTATCAACCGGGGCCTGTTCCTTTTCCTATGTATTGCAGACTCATCATGTGCCTCCATTGGGAGATCTACTTAAGTTACCACTTGAAGTCGACACTTCACCGTATTGCTTGAGTCATCCATCTTTAGATGAAATACTTGAAGTTGGTTGTAGTCCCCTCAAATCTCGGAGGATCAACTTCGATCCCCAACCTTCTCAGGATAAAGAAGACCATACTTCACAGAAAAATGGATTGGCCATTACAGGTGATGTTGCTTGTACTACAAGTAAACCAGATAGCAGTTACGGTAAAATGGTGGTGGCTGGAACTGAAACTGATAGATTAAGCCAATTGTTGGAGAAATGTAACATAGTACAGAATAGTATAGGTGAGAAGCTTTCAATTTACTTCTGA